TATTATCGAAAATCGATTAATCACCAGTATACGCAGTCAGTAATGATTCTTACACAACCCACGACACATACGGACACATATCCCACAACAAATACGGACTCAGTCTGATATATACAGGGGAGGTTTGTGTATAGTGAGACgaaataacaataaaacatCGGACCGTACCTTCTGTATCGTCCGTGACAGTATAAATTTGACCACTCTCAGTCTCGTAGTCGATATGATCGTTGTTTTCTGGCGACGTGGCAACGCCTTCTTCGTTTACCTCAGTAGAATCTTCTTCACTGATATTTACAGTTTCTAAACATATTGCTGTTTTAACCAGTGTACTTTCAGTACTTGTTCGAAGTGGTTCGTCTTCCTTGCGTTTGGCACTGGTACAAGGTCCCTTTGCCAAAGAGAATTTGGGCAGGCCTATCTGTCTTCGATGCGACGCACTTGATTCCCTCGAAGCAGGGCTAGTTTGACTCGAGGCTTTGATTTGTGGTAAATTACAAGTTTGTTCGATAGAATGACGATTTTCCAAATAATGTAGAACCGAACGCTGTCCTATGTTGGCCGATTTTGTCGCACCTTCAAGAAAGGTGGGTCTGACCAATGGTGCCCTACAGATAGTAGGTGCAAGCCCCGTAGGCACGGTTCCTTGACTACCAGCAGAGCTGATGTTTCTATTGTGCCGGGTAACGACTGTAGCCATCTTGTCGAATTGTCATCTGTTTGTCCTCTAAAGTTCAATAGACGAAGAAAATAATGCCCGGGCTACGAATAAATACTGACACTATTGTCCGGTTGGACTAGTGCCAGACACCGCTATGTTGTCATCGTGTCAGACATATTAATATCGAGATCCTTTAAACGGACGGTGAAGCGTGTAGGTCACAAATTAGTACGGAAAATTGCCTAGAGTTACAAAACAACTTCTGAATAATACTGTAGGTCCTTCGATGGCATAACAGGTACGAATTTTGAGCGAGGAGTCCGTTCACCTTGTTTTAGCGATAGTCTTTGTACTCAGTGTGTACACAGACCTTTATGACACTGCACCGTAGCGCACAGTTCGGTTGTTCTCTCGCTCTTCGAACGCTGACTATTTAAAAGTTCCAAAATCTTTGCGTGTTGAATTGTTGTCAAGTGGTCGAGCAGTCTGTCAAGTAGTTAATAGTTGGCGGTTTTCGACTCTCTCCTAATATGTTAACTTGATATACCTAATCACGTTACGCCGACACTACTGTACAGTTCTCTACCAATTAGATCAAGCTAGAGGTAAACACATGTAACCGGACATAGCATAATAGCATATAGGCGGTACAGTTGCTATGCAACCAGACGCTGGCGTTGAGTGCCATAGAACACCGTTTATGTGGATTTGTGCACAAGTTCAAGATTGCAGTCAGTTGTACTAATGTGTTTTTGTATTATTTGATTATTGTCAATTTTTCACAACAAAGAAAAGGAGTAAAATAATGAAGCAGCACTCCAGAACAGactatatatgtaaatttacccACAAAGCACAGCGCAACAGCAACGCATATCTTAACGCATGCGCATTTAGTATCGGTGACTTAAAAACGTGTGCCGTAGAAAACGTGCTAATGTTGTTGTGTTTTAGTATTTTGGCGTAATAATAGTGGACCAGTCGATCTGTTGAAGCTAAATTTTATACAGTAGAATCATGAGACCTTTAACCGAAGAAGAGACCAAGGCTTTGTTTGAAAAACTGTCTAAATAGTgagtatttttgtttcatttgtgtaatttgtaaaacgTAAAATGAATGGGTTCATGAACATAACGTGTTGTTCACGTTGATATATCATTATACGGCCATCATTATATGTCATTGATTTTATTACCTTTTGTTTCTCATATTAATCAGTGTTACTTGGGAACGACACCTGTTAATGTTGGTCAGTGAGTGGTTGGTGGTAGTTatggatggggtgggggtgggtggcgTTGAACACGTGACTGGATGGAGACACCTAAATTATATGTGGAGTTTATTGCACAACCATacgtattacatgtagtaaacaTTAGACCTGCTTGTCGACAGATATAGGACTTGATTCTGAATGTCCCTACACACTGTCCTGTGAAATCTTGAACAACAAGCTCAtcatgtcagaatcgagtctaACTTACTCCATCTGCAAGGAGGACTAAATAGTCTTTCACTTTTACTTTCTAAAAAGTCCTTCACATCAACCATTGCTATTGTGATACGACAAAACAATACTTTTTCTATCAATACCCATATATGGAGCCAGTAGGCTTTGACAGAATTAGTATTACTTTCACTATTTGTTAAAATCATcctaatgtatatttataatgatattcatattaaatttaatttacagtattggtgaaaatatcaaattattaattGACAGACCAGATGGCCAGTACTGCTTTAGGTATCACAGAGACAGGGTATACTATGTAAGGTAAGTAATGGTATCACCCTAGATAGGTATCACAGAGACAGGGTATACTTTGTAAGGTAAGTAATGGTATCACCCTAGATAGGTATCACAGAGACAGGGTATACTATGTAAGGTAAGTAATGGTATCACCCTAGATAGGTATCACAGAGATAGAGTATACTATGTAAGGTAAGTAATGGTATCACTATAGACAGTGTCTAGGGTATCACATAACACAGGCCTATATTGCACTTCCTCAACTCTCTTTGGCACATCATCCATGCTGCCACAAAACATTGAATCCTTCACAAAGCAAATCACCaacctaccaggtccccattcaTACAGCTAGGTTGACTATAGAGCAAGATAATTGATAAATAATACCTATGAACTTTTTgtcactcagaaacaaatgacagtgtGAAGTTTGAACTGTCAACTTGCAGATTATTCTATTAGTAGCTTAGAATCTTTACTAGGTCGATCCTGACTGTGTCctgtcaacatacatgtagggtgtagggtcatttctaagtcattcagactgttaaattgattatgaaaagaaagtattacttttttttctttttgaaaatgtttgccTGTTGACCGACCAACTGATCCGTCATTTTGAAGGTGTTACGATGAGAAACTTGGAGTTAAGTACCATTGCCCTTAAGAGATATACTTataatgattttattattcGTTTTTTTTCCAGTGAAGCGTTGATGAAAAGAGCTGCCAATGTCAGTAGAAATCACCTGGTTAGTGTAGGTACATGTTttggaaaatttacaaaaacgcAAAAATTTCGTCTTCATGTCACAGCCCTAGATTTCCTTTCACCATATGCAAAGGTGAGTGTAatatgttgttagtttattgaaagctgcactagctgcaactggaatgtctttttgaaaatgttttgttaggtacaacaCTTGTAATATCATGCACCCTGAACAGAATTGTATCATctgtggtaaacatatttttgtagctgtatacatgataaatcaaatcaaaattgatttttgggtcagCACcccaaaatcagcgccctcaacggcgatcacgatttcaactaatttctgtactgcttatggttAATATTGACctctgattaacatgtacaatgtgtaattattggtattttagcaattttcaatgaatagaTTGCGGTTGGCTAATTAATACGTGTcaaactagtacagttttaacatggtgacagattgaAAACTaagcttttgctcaagatttaaacttgtcactaaaATACCAACAGATAttatattgaccactaattaacagatataaCATGACGTCtataagtaactgaccaatttctagtgaatatatatgtatgctttggtgaacaaataagtcttcagttttgttttgtaacaatccaggctggaggcttggcaAATGTGAAGTGGCATAGAGTCCCATATTTTGATGACTGTCAgtgttaaattacaaaaacactgtatatcaACCACACTTCAGGTGTGACTATAAACCAACTTTTTGAATCCATCTGGGGCATAGAAGACATTGTAATCTGCCACATTAATCCAAATATGGAACTTTTTGCCATTTGACATtcaccaagcctccagcctggattgtttcaaaacaaaagtgaagacttatttgttcaccaaagcctacAGTGTGCTGTAGCCATTCAGTTTACTACTACTaatgaacagaacattgctctggagaTTGTTGCTATAgaaatgtgattgattgataaattgattgattgattgattgattgattgatagatagaacATCAACATAACTTGAACATACATAGTTGATTgaatcaaagaaataaaaaggGGAAAGTGAATAAACTAACTTTAGTCTAAAATTAAATCTACTTCTACTAAAAAGAATTGCAGCAGCCAATAATGACATTTAGGTATTATATGTCAAGTTAATCACTCAGATTCAAACCACAGGTTGACTTGTTGATAAACATTCAGTAGCTTTCTGTCTTATGCTTATCACTTTTTGATTGATGAATGATCTATTTCTTACAGTACAAAGTGTGGGTGAAGCCTGGAGCAGAACAGTCGTATCTTTATGGAAATCACGTAGCTAAGTCTGGACTTGGTAGAATAACAGATAATACTCCACAATACCAAGGAGTGGTTGTTTACTCTATGAATGATATGCCATTAGTAAGTGAATACTCAAATATTtaatcaaaattgtcattatatCTTTACATCTGATCAAGTCAGGTCACACCCAACTGTTGGGGCACTGTGATAACTCCACTACGTTCCTCCACTCCCAATCCCAATCTTCTGCACTTCTAATATAATCTACCATTCTCTGGTTAGTCTACTTCGTGATGTCATACTCCAGTTGGTGTGCAGTCTCCTTCATCTCCTACTGTTCGCCATACTTCCATgcataattgtgtgtgtgtgtctcaataATCCAGGTTGGGGGGTCACATGACCCAAACATAACTTCCTTCTTTGGGTTATGTGAAGACGAGGTTCATATTCTCCAGATTTCTGCTTGACTTCTTTGATAACTGATTTATTAGTGTGGTGTTGTTTAGATGTGATGCCAAACAGTCTTCTGTAAATGtagttatttcatatttgtttgcaAGAAttttactgaatgtctatgtaATTAATAATACCTGCCAGTGAGGGtgatatcacaatttagtgtcTGCTCAAGAGTTTGTACTTTTTACCTAAATGttgatttacaaatgtaaggGCAGTGGCTTAAACTATGGTCTGTTGCTTTTTGGAAacacaaatttcttttatttatttatttatttatttatctatttgtttatttaactTTAACAAAAGTCAGGTaatccacacaggtgacaaAAACCTATACATGTGGacccaaaacaaatatacatacaaaatgtacaatcggcaaaaactacagttacaaaacacaataaataaaatgaccTCACTGAGCCATGTTTTTGATATAAACGAAACCATCAAAGACCACAGAATAACGGATGGCATTGCAGtattgtagtatttttttcatatttattattttgttatatttatttagaTTTATAAGTTATGTCTACAAGACATGATATTACTACTCGGGTGAAATTTACTGACTCCATTACCATGGTGATTTGATTTACAGGGTTTCGGTGTAGCTGCCAAATCTACACAAGACTGTAGAAGAACAGATCCAATGAATATAGTTGTATTTCATCAAGCAGATATCGGTGAATATATTAGACATGAAGAAACGTTGACGTGAGGAGGGCTAGATATCATGACAATAAAAAAGAATAGTAAAGCAGGTTTGTTATAATTAGTTTTATTAGGCATAACTGAACTGATGTTCAGTAGTACTTAATGCATCAAGaaatgcctgtgtgtgtgtgtgtttgtgtgtgtgtgtgtgtgtgtgtgtgtctctgtctggctggctggctggcaggctggctgtgtgtgtgtgtgtgtgggtatgtctgtatgtatgtatgtatgtatgtatgtatgtatgtatgtatgtatgtatgtatgtatgtatgtatgtatgtatgtatgtatgtatgtatgtatgtatgtatgtatgtatgtatgtatgtatgtatgtatgtatgtatgtatgtgtgggtctgtgtgtgtctatgtatgtatgtatgtatctgtgtgggtgtatgtgcacacatgtgtgtgcatgtgtatctgtgtgtctgtgtgtgtgggggtgtgtCTGTGTGGGTGGTTGGGTTAATGGTTATGCATATTACTGGTGTCTATTTTAGTTGCTGATAGCATGTTTTCCGTGGTAATAAAGGGAGTGCATCTAACTTTTTATGAAGACTTCATCTACTACTCTTTATCATTTAGATTTTAACAggaattgaaatatgaaatctCCTAAAAATACTTTCCTAGTTGGtttgtgtttttcttaacaAAATAGCCGTACAATAAATTAATCAGAAATTTCTAGAAGTGCAGGAAAACGAAAAATGATGgaacattttcaaaatgcaAGATTAGGTAGGACCTAGGCAGATTATACTGCCAGCATGTGGAATTGTCATTTTTAGTTGTGAGGAACTTTTCACATTCAGCCTATAGAGGGCGGTATTCATTAAAATCGGCCAATCTCAAGAAAACTTGGTCATGGAAATGTTGCAGTATGTGATGATGCCTATTTtataaactatacagttgtgctacattgtcattggcgctattttttaaaatgagatTTACCACCTTTTATCTTCTAGGTTATATTGTGATGTGGAAGATCAAAACAAGTCTTTTCATTGGTTCCTGTATTGCAACACAGATGTATGAAGCCAATCAGAAAGTGCCTTTCAAGTGTTGGTGATGATATCAGCGAGAACATGTAGTAAGCAAATCAAGaagttgttgccatggcaatattttgatgtcattgtCAACTTTTTGTTCATACCATTGTTGGATGTGTAAATTCCATTTTTGTCCTTTGTgattaaaaaacaatataacaagTTTTGCTGTAAaagttgtgttgtgtcgtgttaTTTCATCCTGTGATTGTTGTACCATTGTGTGGTggatacaatgtatgttgtagATCCCAAAATCCTTTGCACCCCAGTCCTATAGTAACTGTCATGTTGGAATATGCATCTCAATCAGGAGATAGTTTGAAGCCTGATACAAATTACCAAGCCCACAAGTCTATTTttgtacctacctacccacccacccaccacacCTTGCAAAGTACATTTTGGGGACTTCCCAGTGTctactatcttgattacagggtgattatactatagtacatgtactgctatcacttacttggtaaacaaccacattgaacaacaatagctttagtttgtgtctatcttaaatAGTAAGCCAAAAGCTTGGTTTCTGCATTCGTAATTACTTCATTTGATAAATAGACCAGGTATATTTTTGGTCATA
The sequence above is drawn from the Glandiceps talaboti chromosome 21, keGlaTala1.1, whole genome shotgun sequence genome and encodes:
- the LOC144451506 gene encoding 60S ribosome subunit biogenesis protein NIP7 homolog isoform X2, producing MRPLTEEETKALFEKLSKYIGENIKLLIDRPDGQYCFRYHRDRVYYVSEALMKRAANVSRNHLVSVGTCFGKFTKTQKFRLHVTALDFLSPYAKYKVWVKPGAEQSYLYGNHVAKSGLGRITDNTPQYQGVVVYSMNDMPLGFGVAAKSTQDCRRTDPMNIVVFHQADIGEYIRHEETLT
- the LOC144451506 gene encoding 60S ribosome subunit biogenesis protein NIP7 homolog isoform X1 produces the protein MRPLTEEETKALFEKLSKYIGENIKLLIDRPDGQYCFRYHRDRVYYVSEALMKRAANVSRNHLVSVGTCFGKFTKTQKFRLHVTALDFLSPYAKYKVWVKPGAEQSYLYGNHVAKSGLGRITDNTPQYQGVVVYSMNDMPLGFGVAAKSTQDCRRTDPMNIVVFHQADIGEYIRHEETLT